The Streptomyces nigra genome includes the window CGTACTGCCTCAGACCGCGATCGCGACCTCGGCCAGGCCGCCCTGCTGGGCGACGACCGTGCGGTCGGCGGTCCCGCCCGGCACCAGCGCGCGGACGGTCCAGGTGCCCTCGGCCGCGTAGAAGCGGAACTGGCCCGTCGCGGAGGTGGGGACCTCGGCGGTGAACTCGCCGGTCGAGTCCAGCAGACGGACGTAGCCCGTCACCGGCTCGCCGTCGCGGGTCACATGACCCTGGATCGTGGTCTCACCGGGCTTGATCGTCGAGGCGTCGGGGCCGCCGGCCTTCGCTCCACACATGTCTTTCTCCAGGTTGGGTCTGACCGGAAGGAAGGCCGGTCGGGGTCGCTGAGGTGGGTTACTTGCCGGTGCCGAGCTCGATCGGCACGCCGACCAGGGAGCCGTACTCGGTCCAGGAGCCGTCGTAGTTCTTGACGTTCTCCACGCCGAGCAGCTCGTGCAGCACGAACCAGGTCAGCGCGGAACGCTCACCGATGCGGCAGTAGGCGATGGTGTCCTTCGCCAGGTCGACGTCCTCCTGGGCGTAGAGCTCCTTGAGCTCGTCGTCCGACTTGAAGGTGCCGTCGTCGTTGGCGTTCTTCGACCACGGGATGTTCGCGGCGGTCGGGACGTGGCCCGGGCGCTGCGACTGCTCCTGCGGCAGGTGCGCCGGGGCGAGCAGCTTGCCGGAGAACTCGTCGGGCGACCGGACGTCGACCAGGTTCTGCGAGCCGATGGCAGCCACGACGTCGTCACGGAAGGCGCGGATCGCGGTGTTCTGCGGCTTGGCCTTGTAGTCGGTGGCCGGGCGCTCGGGGACGTCGTCGCCGGCGACCAGCTCGCGTGCGTCCAGCTCCCACTTCTTGCGGCCGCCGTCGAGGAGCTTGACGTTCTCGTGGCCGTAGAGCTTGAAGTACCAGTAGGCGTAGGACGCGAACCAGTTGTTGTTGCCGCCGTAGAGGATCACCAGCGTGTCGTTGGCGATGCCCTTCTTCGACAGGAGCTTCTCGAAACCCTCCTGGTCGACGAAGTCGCGGCGGACCGGGTCCTGCAGGTCCTTGGTCCAGTCGATCCGGATCGCGTTGCGGATGTGGTTCTTCTCGTAGGCGGACGTGTCTTCGTCCACCTCCACGATCGCGATGTTCGCGTCGTCGAGGTGCTGCTCCAGCCAGTCGGCGTCGACCAGGACGTCGCTGCGGCTCATGTTTCTCCTCCGGGGCAGTTGCGGCGGGGCGTTGCGAAGGTGCGGGCGTGCGGTTCGGCACCGGCCAGGCGGCCGGTTCGCGCACGGGTGCCCGAGTCAGGGCTGCGGGGATGCGGGGGGTGGGACCGGCGCGGAGCCGGCCTGTCCGCTCAGAAGGGGCGACAGAGCATGGCGGCGACGCGGCACAGGTCTACTGCCCGCCGCTTCGTGAGGTCCGCCTGTCGCTTCATGGCCTCGATCGTAGGGACGGACGGGCGGCCATGTCACCGGTGTGTCGCATGCTGAGACAAGATTGTCCGGGATGTGAAACCAGAAGACCGCCGACCCCGCTCCGGAAGGGGTTCCGGGCGTCCGTGTCGGCGGTCGTGGTTAGGGGGCGGACGGCGGCGTCTCGCCCCTTGGACGCGCGGTGTCCGGCCCGGGAAGGCCGGCCGTCCGCTTCGTCCAGGCCCGTCCTACCCGGCGAGGCGGACGTTCGAACCCCGCACCGTGATCTCCACGCCGTCCTTCGCGGCCTGGACGCTGTCGAGCTTGATACCGCCGGGCAGACCGTCGATCTTCTGCTCGAAGTCGGTGATGGTCCGCACCCGGTTCTCGGCGACGTCGGCGCCGCCGAACGAGGGGAGCTTGTCCGCGTGCACCCGCACGGTGTCGCCCTCGGCGGTGACCGAGCTGAGGACGGAGACCGGCTGGGGCAGCTTGGTGCCGAGGACGGTCGCCTCGACGGAGACCTTGATCTTGCCGTTGCCGCCGTCGGAGAGGCCGACCACACGGGCGGTGACACCGGGCGCGACCTGCGTCTGCTCGGACTTGGCGGTCTTCAGCAGCTCGGCGTAGGTGATGGAGGCGGTGCCGGTGGCGCTGGCCGCCGTGGCGGAGCTGTAGTCGCCGGAGAACTCGACGCCCTTCATGTTCGCCTGGAGGTCGTCGATGCGGATCGTGCCGCCCTCGGCGGTGGCCTCGTAGTCCTTGATGCCGACCTCGACGTCGTCCAGCGTGCCGCCGGCGACCTGGGTGAGGAACGGGAAGCCCTTGATGGACACGTCCGGGGTGGCGGCGAGGTTCTCGGTGGCCTGGAGCTTCCCGGCGGCCTCGTCCTCGGCGAACCCGACGGCGAGCCGGTCGGCCAGCACGAACAGGCCGCCCAGGATCACCACGACGATGAGCAGTATGCGCAGGGCTCGCATGGCTGGTCTTCCCCCACCTCGACGGTCGTCCACGACGACGGTTCCCGACGGCCGGGTGGCCGTCCACGCCGTGAGACTAACCCCGTGGCGCGGCCGGACCGCCGGATTGTCGATCACCTGTGACAGGCGCGACCGTCCGGCGGCCCGGACCCCGGCCTCAGAGCAGGGCCCGCCCGAGCAGGTACACCGCGGGGGCCGCGGCGGCCAGCGGCAGGGCGACGCCCGCCGTGAAGTGGACGAAGCGCGAGGGGTAGTCGTAGCTCGCGACCCGGTGCCCGATCAGCGCGCACACGGCGGCACCGGCGCCGAGCAGGGCGCCCGCCGACCCCAGGCCGGTCAGCGCGCCGGCCAGCGCCCCCGCTCCCGCCGCGGCGAGCAGCGAGGCGGCCACGGACGCGGGCGTCGGCAGCGCCCGCACCAGGACGGCGACGGCGACGGAGGCGGCGCCCACGGTCACCGCGTCGCCGTGCGCGGCGAGGTAGCCGGACGCGACGATCGCGAGGGCGGCCGAGGCCACCGTCGCCATCAGGCCGTACATCCGCTCGTCCGGGTCGGCGTGCGAGCGGAGCTGGAGGACCAGCGCCAGCAGCACCCAGACGCCCAGCGTGCCGAGGATGGCCGCCGGGGTGCGGCCGGACGCCAGCAGCGCCACGTCCGCCGTGAGCGCGCCCGCGAAGGCCAGCGCGATGCCCTGCCGGGCGGGCCACATGCCGTTCAGCCGGAACCAGCCCGCGGCCGTCACCGCCTGCAGCGCGACGAGGGGAACGACGAGGGCGTACGGCCCGATCGCCGCGGCCCCCGCGAGCAGCAGCCCGAGCAGCGCGGTCAGCCCGGCCGGCTGCACGCCCGGCTCGATGATCGGCGAGCGGCCCTCGAGGCGGGCCCGCTGCGCGTCCGTGATGCGGGCGTTCCCGGCGACGGTCGCGGGCCCGTACCCGGGTTCGGAACCGTCGGCGGGCGGCGTCTGCGCGGGAGCGGGGGTCTGCGTCGGGGCGGGGGCCTGCGTGCCGCCCCAGCCCGGCTGCTGGTGGCCGCCGTAGGCCGCGCCGGCTCCCTGGGACGGCATGTACGCCGTCTCCTCGGCGGGCGGGGCCACCGGGGGCTGGACCTGTGTCTCCCAGGTCTGCCCCTGCCACTGCTGTGTGTACGGCTGGGCCGCCTGCGGGTCGTCGTACGGCTGCTGCTGCGGCCACCCCTGGGGCGCCGGCTGCTGCCGGTACGGGTCGTACCCGTCGTACCCGTCGTATCCCTGATACGGCTGGTCGGTCATCGTCACCCTCCTGCGAACGGCGGGAGCACCTCGACCGTGCCGCCGTCGGCCAGCCGTACCGTCTCATGCCCGCGGGTGCCCACGGGGTCACCGTCGACGAGGAACGAGCATCGCCGCAGGACGCGCTCCAGCTCACCGGGGTGCCGCGCGCGTACGGCGTCCAGCGCCTCGGCGAGCGTGGCCGCGTCGAACGCGTCCTCCGCCACCCCGGCTGCGGCCTTCGCGGCGGCCCAGTAGCGCACCGTGACCTTTGCCATCCCGTCCCTCGATCGGTCGTCTGTGTACACGGTCAGGCTAGCCGCACCGGGTGACGGCCCAGTCCCCGATCCGGGCCAGCAGGTCCTCGCCCGCCGCGTTCTCGGCGTGCCCCATGCCGGGCTCCAGCCAGAGATCGGCGTGGTCACCGGCCGCGGCGGCCAGCATCCGGGGGTGGTCGAGGGGGAAGTAGCCGTCCCGGTCGCCGTGCACGATCAGCAGCGGTGTCGGCGCGATCCTGGGGACCGCCTCGACCGGCGACATCGGCACCGGGTCCCATTCGCGGTGGTGGATGCGGACGCGGAAGCCGTAGCGGCCCACCAGCCGGCCCTCGGGGCGGGTGACCATCCAGTGCAGCCGGCGCATGAGCGGTGTGCCCCGGTAGTACCAGCGCGCGGGCGCGCTCACCGCCACCACCGCGTCCGTGCGGGCGTCGTCGTCGCGGTGGAGCGCGGCGTGGCGCAGGACCACCGAGCCGCCCATGGAGAAGCCGACGGTCACCACGCGCGCGTGCCCGAGTCGCCGCGCCCACCGCACGGCCGCGGCCAGGTCCAGCACCTCCCGGTCGCCGACCGTCGAGCGGCCGCCCGACGCCCCGTGGCCGCGGAAGGAGAAGGTGACGACCGCGCCGTACCGCCGGAGCACGCCCGCCACCCGTCGAATGTGAGGCCGGTCCGCGTCGCCCGTGAAGCCGTGCGCGACGACGAACACCGGGGTGTCGCCGGACGGCCGGCCCTCTTCGTATACGGCCTGGCCCGGGTCGTATACGGAATCGACGGCCACACCGTCGTCGGTGCTGAGGAACGTCCGCATACGTCCCGGTCCGGCCGCCTGGGCCGTCTCGGGATTCGGACGAACCGTGGATCGTGCCACATGACCTGCCGGACCGTTGCTCATGTGGGCTATTCTGCTGGGCAGAGGACTCGGGCAGCGTTGCCCCCGGGTCCTTTTGTGCTTTCGGAAGCGTTGTATACGACGCGGGAGACCGCGGGTGTGTACGGGGCCTTCGGGATCGCAGAGCAGTTCCGTACCGCACACGTCCTCGCAGGGACCGAGGAGGAACCAGACGTATGAGTTCTCTGCTGCTCCTGACCAACGCCCTCCAGCCGTCGACGGAGGTGCTCCCCGCACTCGGCCTGCTGCTGCACAACGTGCGCGTGGCCCCCGCCGAGGGCCCCGCCCTCGTCGACACCCCCGGCGCCGACGTCATCCTCGTCGACGGCCGCCGCGACCTGCCGCAGGTGCGCAGCCTGTGCCAGCTGCTGCGCTCCACCGGCCCCGGCTGTCCGCTCGTCCTCGTCGTCACCGAGGGCGGCCTCGCCGCCGTCACCGCCGACTGGGGCATCGACGACGTCCTGCTCGACACCGCGGGCCCGGCCGAGGTCGAGGCCCGGCTGCGGCTCGCCATGGGACGCCAGCAGATCGTCAACGACGACTCCCCCATGGAGATCCGCAACGGCGACCTGTCCGTGGACGAGGCCACCTACAGCGCGAAACTGAAGGGCCGGGTCCTCGACCTGACCTTCAAGGAGTTCGAGCTGCTGAAGTACCTCGCCCAGCACCCGGGACGTGTCTTCACCCGCGCCCAGCTCCTCCAGGAGGTCTGGGGCTACGACTACTTCGGCGGCACCCGGACGGTCGACGTGCACGTACGGCGGCTGCGCGCGAAGCTCGGCCCCGAGCACGAGTCGCTGATCGGCACCGTCCGCAACGTCGGTTACCGATTCGTTACCCCGGAGAAGCCGGAGCGCTCCGCCGAGGAGCCGAAGGCCGCTTCGGGGCGGGCAAAGCCGGTGGATACGGACACCGCGGCCGCCCTGGACGCCACCGAGCTCCGCGCCGACGCCTGACGGCCCGCCGGGCGGGGCGCACCGGCGCGGCCGGGTCCTGTCCGGCATACGGGAAGCTCCCGCACGCCCTGCCCAGAGTGGGTCCATCCGCGTAGACTCCGCGCGTGGCCAAGGTGACTCGCGATGACGTCGCACGACTGGCGGGGACATCGACCGCCGTCGTCAGCTATGTCATCAACAACGGACCCAGGCCGGTCGCCCCGGCCACCCGCGAGCGCGTGCTCGCCGCGATCAAGGAGCTGGGCTACCGGCCCGACCGGGTCGCCCAGGCGATGGCGTCGCGGCGCACGGACCTCATAGGCCTGATCGTCCCGGACGCCCGCCAGCCCTTCTTCGGGGAGATGGCGCACGCCGTCGAGTGGGCCGCCGCCGAGCGCGGCAAGATGGTCCTCGTCGGCAACTCCGACTACGTCGGCGAGCGCGAGGTCCACTATCTGCGGGCGTTCCTCGGGATGCGGGTCTCCGGGCTCATCCTCGTCTCGCACGCCCTGAACGACCTGGCCGCCGCCGAGATCGAGGCGTGGGACGCCCGGGTCGTCCTGCTGCACGAGCGGCCCGAGGCCATCGACGACGTCGCCGTCGTCACCGACGACCTGGGCGGCGCCCAGCTCGCCGTACGCCATCTGCTGGAACACGGGTACGCGTATGTCGCCTGTATGGGTGGCACCGCGGAGACCCCCGCGGTCGGCGACCCGGTCTCCGACCACGTCGAGGGCTGGAAGCGGGCGATGTCCGAGGCCGGGCTGCCCACCGAGGGACGGCTCTTCGAGGCGCCGTACAACCGCTATGACGCCTATCGCATAGCGCTCGACATCCTGTCCGGGCCGCGCCGGCCCCCCGCGATCTTCTGCTCCACCGACGACCAGGCCATCGGTGTGCTGCGCGCGGCGCGCGAGCTGCGCCTCGACGTGCCGGGCGAGCTGGCCGTCGCCGGCTTCGACGACATCAAGGAGGCGGCGCTGGCGGACCCGCCGCTGACGACGGTCGCCTCCGACCGCTCGGCCATGGCGCGCGCCGCGGTCGACCTCGTCCTCGACGACGGGCTGCGGGTCGCGGGTTCGCGCCGGGAGCGGCTGAAGGTGTTCCCGTCCCGGCTCGTCCAGCGGCAGTCCTGCGGCTGCGCCTGACCGTCTTTATATCGGGCATACGGCCTTCTGCCGGGCTTCTCAGCCCGCGCTCAGGAAGCTCTCATGGTCGGGCGCCACGCTCGACGGTATGACCGAGAGCTACCGCCGCAGCGGCGACGACGACCACCCGTACCCGGGCGCCCAGCAGCACGCCTCCTCCCCCGTGAACCCGGAATGGCCGCCCCCGCCGGCCTACCCGGCCGGTCACCCCGAGGGCGGGTCGGCGCCCACCGCTCTCTTCCACGAGCCGGTCGCGCAGCCGCCGGCCGGACGGACCCGCAGGCGCGGCCGCCCCGTCGCCCTCCTCGCCGCCGTCGCGATCGTCGCGGCGGCGATCGGCGGCGGCACCGCCTACGGCATCCAGGAGCTGACCCGCGACGGCACCGCGGCCACCGGAGCGCCCACCGGCACGACGGTCGTCCCGTCCAGCCAGAAGGGCACGGTCGCCGGGGTCGCCAAGGCCGTCAGCCCGAGCATCGTCGAGATCAAGGCGCAGTCGAACTCCGGCACCTCCACCGGCTCCGGCGTGATCATCACGAGCGACGGCGAGATCGTCACCAACAACCACGTCGTCTCCGGCGCCTCCCAGGTCACCGTGCGCACCGACGACGGCAAGCAGTACACCGCCGAGGTCGTCGGCACCGACAGCGGCAAGGACCTCGCGCTGATCAGGCTCAAGGGGGCGTCGGGGCTGACGGCGGCCACCCTCGGCGACTCCGGCGGGGTGCAGGTCGGCGACCAGGTCGTGGCGATCGGCTCGCCCGAGGGACTGACCGGCACGGTCACCAGCGGCATCGTCTCCGCGCTCGACCGCGACGTCACGGTCTCCACGGACGAGGGGCAGCGGCAGCAGCAGCCCGACGGCGGCTGGCCGTTCGAGTTCGGCGGCCGGGAGTTCAACGGCGACACCGGGTCGTCGACGACGACGTACAAGGCGATCCAGACGGACGCGTCCCTGAACCCGGGCAACTCCGGAGGCGCGCTGATCGACATGAACGGGAACATCATCGGCATCAACTCGGCGATGTACTCGGCCGCCGGGTCGGGCTCCTCCGACGCCGGCAGCGTCGGCCTGGGCTTCGCCATCCCGGTGAACACGGTCAAGGCCGACCTGGCGAAGCTGCGGGCGGGATCGCAGAGTTAAGGGCTGTCCCGTCATTCCCGGCGGGCGCGCGACGCCGGCTACGGCACCTCGCCGCGTTGTCGGGTCGTCCGCATACATCCAGTATGCGGACGACCCTCCGCCTTGCGATGCACCGCATCCGACGCCGCGCGCCGATCCACCGGGAATGACGGGACAGCCCTTAGGGCCTGTCGTCAACCGTGCGAGGCTGAAGACGTTCAGCCGCTGAATCCCGTCCGTCCCACCGCATCCGAGGAAACCGAGCCCATGAGCCCCGCCGACGGCGACCGTGAACCGCAGCGCATCCTGATCGTCGACGACGAGCCGGCGGTGCGTGAAGCCCTCCAGCGCAGTCTCGCCTTCGAGGGATACGCCACCGAGGTCGCGGTCGACGGGGCGGACGCCCTGGAGAAGGCGGCCGCCTACCGGCCCGACCTCATCGTCCTGGACATCCAGATGCCCCGGATGGACGGCCTGACCGCCGCCCGGCGCGTCCGCGGCTCCGGTGACACCACGCCGATCCTGATGCTCACCGCCCGCGACACCGTCGGCGACCGCGTCACCGGGCTGGACGCGGGCGCCGACGACTACCTCGTCAAGCCGTTCGAGCTGGACGAGCTGTTCGCCCGGGTCCGCGCGCTGCTGCGGCGCAGCTCGTACGCGGCGGCCGGGGCCGGCCGGCCGGACGACGGTGATCTGCTGGCCTTCGGCGATCTGCGGATGAACCTCGCGACCCGGGAGGTCTTCCGGGGCGGGCGGCCCGTCGAGCTGACCCGCACCGAGTTCACGCTGCTGGAGATGTTCCTGACGCACCCCCGGCAGGTCCTGACACGTGAACAGATCCTGAAGGCCGTCTGGGGCTTCGACTTCGAGCCCTCGTCCAACTCCCTCGACGTCTACGTCATGTATCTGCGCCGCAAGACGGAGGCGGGCGGCGAGCCGCGACTCGTGCACACCGTCCGGGGCGTGGGGTACGTACTGCGCCAGGGCGGCGCCGAGTGACCAGGGCGCTGCGCCGCTTCCGCGCCCTGCCGATCCGCACGAGGCTGTCGCTGCTGGTGGCGGCGGCGGTGGCGTTCGCGGTGGCGGCGGTTTCGGTGACGTGCTGGTTCCTGGTGCAGGGGAAGCTGTACGAGCAGCTGAACGACGACCTGAACGAGATGGCCCGCCGGCCCGGCACGGTCACGGCGCTCCTGCAGGAGTGCACGCAGGACCCCCCGGCCAATACGCAGGTCTTCCCGGGCCGCAGCGACTACGTCCAGGCGATCAAGGAGCGGGGCACCCCGTGCGTCGACCCGAACTCGCCGGGCACGGTCGAGGTCACCGGCTCCGACGCGGACGTCATCCGGCGTGCCGACCAGCGCAAGGTCCACTTCCGCGACGGCACCGACGACGACGGCGAGCAGGTCAGGGTGCTGACCCGGTACCTCGGGGTGGACCCGACCGACGGGCAGGGGGTCGCCCTCCAGCTCGCGGTGCCTCTCAAGAGCACCCGCGCCACCCTCAACGACCTGGCCCTCATCCTCCTTCTCGTCTCCGGGGTCGGGGTGGTCGGCGCCGGGGCGGCCGGGCTCGCGGTCGCGCGGGCCGGGCTGCGTCCCGTGGACAAGCTGACCGAGGCCGTCGAGCACGTGGCCCGCACCGAGGACCTGAGCATCCGCATCCCGGTGGAGGACGACGCCGAGGACGAGATCGCCCGGCTGTCCCGGTCCTTCAACTCCATGACGTCCTCGCTGGCCAGCTCCCACGAGCTGCAGCAGCAGCTCATCGCCGACGCCGGGCACGAGCTGCGCACCCCGCTCACCTCGCTGCGCACCAACATCGAACTGCTCACCCGCAGCGAGGAGACGGGCCGGCCCCTCCCGGAGGCGGACCGCAAGGCGCTGCTCGCCTCGGTGAAGGCGCAGATGACCGAACTGGCCGCCCTGATCGGCGACCTCCAGGAGCTGTCCCGGCCGCAGGGCCAGCGCGGGGAGCGGGTCCAGGTGGTCTCCCTGACGGACACCGTGGAGGCCGCGCTGCGCCGGGTGCGGCTGCGCGGCCCCGAGCTGACGATCAGCGCCGACCTGCGGCCCTGGTATGTCCGCGCGGAACCGGCGGCGCTGGAGCGCGCGGTGGTCAACATCCTCGACAACGCGGTGAAGTTCAGCCCGCCGGACGGCACGGTCGAGGTGGACCTGGCCGACGGTGTCCTCACGGTCCGCGACCACGGCCCGGGCATCGCCGCCGACGAACTGCCGTACGTCTTCGACCGGTTCTGGCGCTCCCCGAGCGCGCGGGCGCTGCCCGGTTCGGGGCTCGGCCTGTCCATCGTGGCCCGTACGGTCGAGCAGTCGGGCGGCGAGGTCGCGCTGACCCGGGCCGAGGGCGGCGGCACGGTGGCGACGGTACGGCTGCCGGGGGCGCCGACGCCCCCGCCCGAGACGCCGTAGCGGATCAGCGGGCGGCGACCGCGCGGCGCATGGTCTCCGCCGCGAGGCGGACGGCCGCGTCGCGGGTGGCGGTGGCGAGCAGGTCGGTGCGGATGGGGCCGCCCTGGGCGAGATGCCGGTCGTAGGGGAGCAGGACCACCGGGACCCCCGGTTCCCGCAGGTGGGCCACGGCCGTCCGCTCGTCGAGAGTGGCGTCCGGGGTGGCGGCGCTGAGGGCCACGACGGTGCTGTGCAGCGCGGAGTGCGGCAGCTGGGCCAGCCAGTCCAGCACCTGCCGGGTGCCGTGGATGCCCTCGGCGGTCATCGGGGCGACCACGACCCGGGCGTGCGCGGTGTCCATCGCCGTACGGGCCACCTCGCCGGGCAGCGTCTCGCTGTCCACGACGGTGACCGCGAAGTAGCGGCGCAGCGCGAGGGTCACGGTCCGGTAGGTCCGTACGTCCAGCGGGGCACCGACCCGGCCCTGGCTCGCGGGCAGCAGCCAGCCGCCGTCCTGGACGGGCACCAGATAGCCGGTGAGGTCGGTCAGGCCCATCGACGGGGTCAGGATCGACGCGAGGTCGGCGCAGGTCCAGCGCACGGTCTTGGCGCCCATGCGCATCGGGAGCGTGCCGAGGGCGGCGTCGGCCTCCAGGGTGAGCACGGGGTCGTGCCGGTAGTGGTTGAAGGTACGTCCGAGGAGCGCGGCGACCGTGGACTTGCCGACGCCGCCGCGGATCGAGGTGACGGCGACGACCCGTCCGGTGGTGACGGGCTGCTGCACCTCACGGGCGAGCCGGGTGTGCTCGGTGACCTCCTGCGCGGCCGACGCGGTCAGCCGGCGCAGCGAGGCACCGGCCCGCCGGGCGGCCGAGTCGCCGTGCTGCGGGCGTCCCAGGGCGACGGCGAGGCGGGGGTCGACGGTCGGCACCGACTCGGGTGTCCCCCGGGTGTGGTCGGGAACGAAGGTCTGCCGGGGGACCGGCGGCGGGGACGGCTCCTGGCCCCGGCCGCCGTCCGGTGCGGGCCCGAGCGGGCCGCGCTGTGTGTCCTGAGTCCCCGTCACGCCGTCACCCTGCCCTACGCGAAGCCGCCGGACACCACGACCGCCGTCGGTACCAGGGCGAGCACGGCCCACGGCTCCAGCAGGTCGCCGGCCCGGCGCAGCGTCGCGCGCAGCGCCTCGGACGGACGCACGGTCAGATGCAGCACCGCGAGCAGGGCGAGGACGACGACGCCCGGCTCCCCCCACGTGGCGGCGAGCCGCACGACGACGGCGGCGGCGGCCAGCAGCAGCGCCCCGACCTCGACGGTGAGGGGGTACGCGCGGGCCCGCAGGACGAGGACGAGGGCCAGCAGCACGGCGAGCGTCACCGTCCCGGCGGTCGCGGTGCGCAGCAGGAGGACGCCCGACGCGCCCGACGCCAGGGCGAGGACGACGGTCGCCGGGGCGAGGGCGCGGTGGGTGACCGCGAGGGCGGTGCCGGCGCCGTGGCTGCTGACGGAGACGCCGCCGGTGCGGCGGTCGTCGAGGGCGGTGAGGCCGCTGGCGGTCAGGGCGAGCCGCGGCAGGACGCCGAGGGCGAGGCCCACCGCGAGCGCGGGCAGGGCGGCGGCCCGGCTCTGCTGGACGGCCGTGTGTGCGCCGCCCTGGAACAGGACCGCCGCCTCTCCGAGGACGAGGCAGCCGACGATGGCCGCGGCGCCGGTCAGCGCGGGACGCCCGGCGGGGGTGCACCAGCCGGCGAGCGCCGACGCGGCGGCCACGGCACCGGCGAGGGCCGCCGCCCGCAGCGGTCCGGGCCAGTCGTGCGCGCCGGCCGAGGCCCACACGCCGACGACGGCCAGGGCGGCGGCCAGCGCGAGAAGGACGACGGCGGTCGTGGAGCGCCGGGCGCGCCCGCACAGGACCCCGGCCGCGGCGGCGGCCAGGGCGGTGGGGAGCAGGACGGACCCGACGGTGGCCGGGTCGAACCGGTGGAGGGCGAGGACGGCGGCGGCCGACGCCCAGAGCACGGCCGCGGTCGCGCCGGCGGCGCGTCGTGCGGAGGGCCGCCATCGCCAGGGCCGGACCCCGGGGTCGTCGGTGGACGCGTCGGCGGCGTCGTGCCCGGCGGGGCCGCGGGAAAGGACCTCCGGCGCCGGCGTGCGCTCGGACCCCGTGGTTGTCACGCGCCCGAACCTACCACCGGCCGATCCGGGTGGATGGAGAGGGCGTGAGGGAAGCGGGAAGGTCCCGCCCGCGCCTGTGACCAGGAGTGATCGCTGTTCCTCAACTCCGGCCGACCGCCAGGTCCGTGCCCTGGAGACGGACCCGGATGCCGTCCTTCTCCACACGGACGTCCCGCAGCCGCAGCCGTCCGTTGGGGGGTTCGGGCAGCCGGAAGCCGAGCGAGAGTCGGTCGGTGAGGACCGGGCGGGTGAGACGGGGCAGCGCGTCCAGGAGGGCCGGGTCGAAGCCGAGCAGGCCGAGCAGTTTCGGGTGCTCCAGCGCC containing:
- a CDS encoding DUF2993 domain-containing protein codes for the protein MRALRILLIVVVILGGLFVLADRLAVGFAEDEAAGKLQATENLAATPDVSIKGFPFLTQVAGGTLDDVEVGIKDYEATAEGGTIRIDDLQANMKGVEFSGDYSSATAASATGTASITYAELLKTAKSEQTQVAPGVTARVVGLSDGGNGKIKVSVEATVLGTKLPQPVSVLSSVTAEGDTVRVHADKLPSFGGADVAENRVRTITDFEQKIDGLPGGIKLDSVQAAKDGVEITVRGSNVRLAG
- a CDS encoding MoaD/ThiS family protein, producing the protein MAKVTVRYWAAAKAAAGVAEDAFDAATLAEALDAVRARHPGELERVLRRCSFLVDGDPVGTRGHETVRLADGGTVEVLPPFAGG
- a CDS encoding DUF1416 domain-containing protein yields the protein MCGAKAGGPDASTIKPGETTIQGHVTRDGEPVTGYVRLLDSTGEFTAEVPTSATGQFRFYAAEGTWTVRALVPGGTADRTVVAQQGGLAEVAIAV
- a CDS encoding winged helix-turn-helix transcriptional regulator, translated to MSSLLLLTNALQPSTEVLPALGLLLHNVRVAPAEGPALVDTPGADVILVDGRRDLPQVRSLCQLLRSTGPGCPLVLVVTEGGLAAVTADWGIDDVLLDTAGPAEVEARLRLAMGRQQIVNDDSPMEIRNGDLSVDEATYSAKLKGRVLDLTFKEFELLKYLAQHPGRVFTRAQLLQEVWGYDYFGGTRTVDVHVRRLRAKLGPEHESLIGTVRNVGYRFVTPEKPERSAEEPKAASGRAKPVDTDTAAALDATELRADA
- a CDS encoding S1C family serine protease, whose protein sequence is MTESYRRSGDDDHPYPGAQQHASSPVNPEWPPPPAYPAGHPEGGSAPTALFHEPVAQPPAGRTRRRGRPVALLAAVAIVAAAIGGGTAYGIQELTRDGTAATGAPTGTTVVPSSQKGTVAGVAKAVSPSIVEIKAQSNSGTSTGSGVIITSDGEIVTNNHVVSGASQVTVRTDDGKQYTAEVVGTDSGKDLALIRLKGASGLTAATLGDSGGVQVGDQVVAIGSPEGLTGTVTSGIVSALDRDVTVSTDEGQRQQQPDGGWPFEFGGREFNGDTGSSTTTYKAIQTDASLNPGNSGGALIDMNGNIIGINSAMYSAAGSGSSDAGSVGLGFAIPVNTVKADLAKLRAGSQS
- a CDS encoding sulfurtransferase, producing the protein MSRSDVLVDADWLEQHLDDANIAIVEVDEDTSAYEKNHIRNAIRIDWTKDLQDPVRRDFVDQEGFEKLLSKKGIANDTLVILYGGNNNWFASYAYWYFKLYGHENVKLLDGGRKKWELDARELVAGDDVPERPATDYKAKPQNTAIRAFRDDVVAAIGSQNLVDVRSPDEFSGKLLAPAHLPQEQSQRPGHVPTAANIPWSKNANDDGTFKSDDELKELYAQEDVDLAKDTIAYCRIGERSALTWFVLHELLGVENVKNYDGSWTEYGSLVGVPIELGTGK
- a CDS encoding alpha/beta hydrolase, which gives rise to MSNGPAGHVARSTVRPNPETAQAAGPGRMRTFLSTDDGVAVDSVYDPGQAVYEEGRPSGDTPVFVVAHGFTGDADRPHIRRVAGVLRRYGAVVTFSFRGHGASGGRSTVGDREVLDLAAAVRWARRLGHARVVTVGFSMGGSVVLRHAALHRDDDARTDAVVAVSAPARWYYRGTPLMRRLHWMVTRPEGRLVGRYGFRVRIHHREWDPVPMSPVEAVPRIAPTPLLIVHGDRDGYFPLDHPRMLAAAAGDHADLWLEPGMGHAENAAGEDLLARIGDWAVTRCG
- a CDS encoding response regulator transcription factor, translated to MSPADGDREPQRILIVDDEPAVREALQRSLAFEGYATEVAVDGADALEKAAAYRPDLIVLDIQMPRMDGLTAARRVRGSGDTTPILMLTARDTVGDRVTGLDAGADDYLVKPFELDELFARVRALLRRSSYAAAGAGRPDDGDLLAFGDLRMNLATREVFRGGRPVELTRTEFTLLEMFLTHPRQVLTREQILKAVWGFDFEPSSNSLDVYVMYLRRKTEAGGEPRLVHTVRGVGYVLRQGGAE
- a CDS encoding LacI family DNA-binding transcriptional regulator, yielding MAKVTRDDVARLAGTSTAVVSYVINNGPRPVAPATRERVLAAIKELGYRPDRVAQAMASRRTDLIGLIVPDARQPFFGEMAHAVEWAAAERGKMVLVGNSDYVGEREVHYLRAFLGMRVSGLILVSHALNDLAAAEIEAWDARVVLLHERPEAIDDVAVVTDDLGGAQLAVRHLLEHGYAYVACMGGTAETPAVGDPVSDHVEGWKRAMSEAGLPTEGRLFEAPYNRYDAYRIALDILSGPRRPPAIFCSTDDQAIGVLRAARELRLDVPGELAVAGFDDIKEAALADPPLTTVASDRSAMARAAVDLVLDDGLRVAGSRRERLKVFPSRLVQRQSCGCA
- a CDS encoding Ms5788A family Cys-rich leader peptide — protein: MKRQADLTKRRAVDLCRVAAMLCRPF